The genomic stretch TATTTATGCACCTTTTCTTCCAAGGTTGAAGAATGAAAAGGCATTGCGTCTCAATCTTATTGGTAAGTGGATTtacttatttaacatttttgCTAGAGTATAGTGAAATTCTGCCctatacctatttttcttttgactttcctagtgaaatactatttttatctAAGTGAATTTTCTTTACCAGGCTTgattaaaacagaataaaataaaatcaattgttAAACTCTTAGaacatctatagtaataaaagcataatatactaattagaccggatgtccttccggacaaagccatagcgtcaagggctgagccccttgcacgaattttgtgcattgggcctctagttgttaataatatctaactttgtttttcaaaaattgtTTGGTTTATAAtcacctatctacctacctgTCTACCTATTTGcctttgtctgtctgtctatctatctttctatggCTGAAGTTTAATTCTAGCTCCCTAACCATTAGAATTATGGCCTAAGTATTTTGGAAACAGCAGTCCATATGTAATGTTTCCAAATATTCAGTTTATATCTCAGTATCACaatctcttttttggggggagggtgtcaaATTTACTGTTAGTAAATTTTTACTGATAAGTCTGAAATTTCAAAATAGTGACTATTAGGCTTTATTACTAAAATTAAAGGTATTTGAACCCTTACCTAACACTTCATAAGGTAATGGAGTAGTATTTCTAAGTGGGTTATCAATCTCTGGGGAAGGACCATTTCTTCATCTCTAATTTTGATAAATCACTGCAAGTGACCCTGATGATCTGATTTACTCAAAAGAATGAGGTCCATTAGCTCTTTGTATCTGGCAGATCTTGTACACTTAATGTATTTACTAACTTTGAGGCCTTAAACAGGTTACTTAACCATTCTCATTTgtaagtgggaataataatagtactaatTATAGGATTCTGAAGCTCTTGACTTAGTGCTTGCTGCCTATAAAATGTTCTGCAGATACCATTTTCATTATTAATCtaatgttctcatttttttttttagacaagtTCTaccctttgctttttaaatacttAGAACTTCATGTTCTGttaaagtattctttttaaaaaatttttgcatCCATATTGGATAAGAAATATATACAGAGAACCATCCCTCTCACTCCTGTTTCTTCCCCAAATGTAATGTGACAATTTAATTTCTTACAGACTGGCTTAATTAGCTTTGAGCCCACACGAGGTTTTATATTTAGCGTGGAAATAAAATTTGATACTGTTATAAACACGTTGatgttgaaaattaaaatgaatacctCTTTACTTAAATGATGACTGTGGTGTTTATTTTGGTACTATTTGTTATAGGTGAAAAACTGCAGTGGTTTCAAAATCATCTGGATCCCCAAAAAGGAGGATATTCAAAGAAAGATGCTTGTGAATTAATTGAAAGGTACACATGGGCATGTTATGAGAAAAGGGTCAGAAAAGGGAAATTTTCACTCTGGTTCTTCAAGAGACAGTTGTGTTCTGGATTTATAGAAGAGCAAACGGGCTTTATAATAAAAAGGACTTTGGATTGATATCCTGGCCTCCTCACTTTAGCAGGTTGTAACCATTCGTACCATCTTACAGTGGTAGTTAATCCAATTTCTTGGGGTCAGTAAAGGCTTCTTGGGAGTATATCATCTGAAACGACAGCTGAAGGGTAGGGGTCAGCAGGTTGAGGGCAGATTGAAGAGCCTCTGGCAGAGACGAATATCTAAAAGGCCCACAGGTGAGAGTGCCATAGATAGAGATCTGGCAGGCATCTAATATGACTGAAATAACAGGTTCAAGGAGGGAGTTGTGACAGGTATGATAAGTGACAACAATTCATGAAAGACCTCAGATATCATTAcaagagtttggattttatcaaaGGACATTCAGAACCATGGGAGGCTTTTACAGCAAGCACTGGAGATGATCAATCATGTTTAAACTTGAGAAAGGTTGCAGTAGTGAGAATGAGGATAATGGCCTGAGAGACGTGGCATTAGCCAGGAGACGGTTGAGAGGCTTACGAAACAAATACTACAGGCAAGAGATGGTGGTAGCCTCTGCTTGGTTAGTAGCAatgtggggaagggaagggaaggggagggaaaggaagggcagggaaggggagaggaggggaggggaggggaggggaggtttcCAGAGATATAAAGAAGGGAGAGTCTCAATCTTTAGTGAAAACAGATATGGCAtaaaaggtggggagggggagaggaatgAAGGAGGTCACTTTTATTCCTTATTTGGGCAGTTGGATGAATGGTCATACTGTTTCTTGAGATAGGGTGCTAAAGAGATGGAGCAGGCTTGGTAGGGATGGGTGGGGTCAGGGATGAGGACAAGTTCAGTTTTGATGTGTTAAGCCTCTACAGGACTTTGAAATAAAGATGTTCAGGAGGTGGTTGAAAATGAGCATCTGTAGTTTAATAGATACTTTAATAGCAGGCGGTGATTTGGTTGCAAAAATTTTGAGAATGGTTGAGTTATCCAGGGAAGGTCTGAGGTCTAAAGACTTGAACTCAGAGGAATTTACTAGTAAAGATTTAGACAAGCGAAGGCTGGGAATTATGTTTTCAATGAAATAGCATAAGCCAAAAATGCAGTCTTTGTAACTCagatcattttcttatttttcaggtATTTAAATCGATTCAGCAGTGAGCTGGAGCAGATTGAATTACATAACAGCATCAAAGACAGGCAGGGAAGGCGGCACTGTTCCCGGGAGACAGTCATCAAACAGACGATGGAGCGGGAGCGACAGCAGTATGAAGGCTATGGCCTCGGTGTGTTCACTGCCatgctcctttttctttctgacatACACAGCAGTATCAGACTTGTGGTGCACTTCAAAGGTTTATTATTCTATTTAGTTTAATTTGattttcttcctttgattttctttttttgtgagtATATGGAATCATTTTTAActcaattcttttgtttttctacattCCCCAAAACTGTCCATTGTGACAGTGACATCATTTCTTTCTACTGTGAAAGTAAAGTTTTTCCTTGCCTCTGGCACATACCTGTTTGCTTTGTTATAGAGTTACTATCTCCAACTCTATGTTTCTTTAGAAGGTGATACTGTGTCCTTGTCATCTTTGTAATTCTTGTAGAACCAAGCAGTGGTTGTTGCAGTAATTCTTGAGAAATATAGAAATCCATTATTCATTCTGGGCATGTTAGCACTTCTTACCATTCCTAAGGACAAGTATGTCATTAGTTTACCAACAGTGTCTGAAGAAAGGCACTTAAAAGGAAAAGGTACTTAAGGCTTACAAAGCCCACAGACTGATGAAAACATAAAGCCTGAATATAGCCTGCAAATGGCATTGATTGGCTTATTAATTGTTAGTATAAAAAAATCTGGTGATTTCTCATGAAAAATGTAGATTTCTGGCTTGCCTTAAAAAATCAGATGGTCTGGCAGCATAATCTGCTATAGATGTACAATACTCACATTTTCAGTTAAAGGAGccctttatggcttctctttggcatttcCGAATTTCTAGCATCATGACTTGCGCTTTGAGGccttattaagtaaaataagggttactggAACACAAGCACTGGGATACCACAACAGTAAATCTGATAAGCAAGACGACTACTAAGTGGCCAACAGCAGGTTGGTTGAGATACTGAACAAAGGGATGGTTCACATCCCAGTCGGCCCAGAGGGGGGCATTGTGAGATTTCATCAAGCTGCCAGAATGGTTCTCAATTAAAAACttaggaattgtttatttctggaattttccatttcataacTTTAAATTGCAGTTAACCTCAGGTGACTGAAACTTTGGAAAGTGAAATTACAGATAAGAGAGGATTACTgtagatttgttttcttttacagaTTCTATGCtagaatttattatttaatagcgTTCTTAAGTCACCTTACGCTAAGCCTTTTATTGTTGCAAAACTTACTTTCATGTAGCATAACAATGCTTtggaattttgttttgctttggatGATCTTGCTGTTTGTCAATTATTTGTGGCATCTGatagaataaatgaagaaactataaaatgttgtaatttagaaaacattatctaattgatataaattattttctttcccagaGATCCCAGATATTCTAAATGCAGGTAATCTGAAAACTTTTAGGTGAGTCTGTCACTTTTATTGTTCCCTGAAACAGCATGTCAAATACATGagacataaaatttttttttcagtgtagaCATCAGAGCTGACAGAAAATcaggttgtttttttaaccttttctctTTTATCAGACAAAGTAGAATTTTCCAAGTTGTGTTTATTTGAAACACCAGATATACACTGAAATGCTAGTGACATGagacttttatttccttttcaaaatattttaaaatgctttactgTAGTACTTAAAAGAACCTGATCTCACTATTCCTCaccaattcttattttttaaaaagaaataaaagcaactgATTTGATGGCTCAGAGTCACATCCCAGACTGTTTTCAGGATCCTCTGTTGGAGAAGTTGGTTAATGGAAAGTAATACCAGTTGAAGACTGAGTCTTCTGAACCAGGTGGTCCGTGGTCTCTTTAACAGCACTCTGACCAGCAAGACCCCTGCGTAGGATTTCAGTTTTTTCCAGCTTGGCTTCTTTGTCTTGAAAAAATGTTTCCTATTAACCTTTTTAGTCTTAACTAGATCATGTTGATGGGTCTGAAATTTTATGTTAATTGAAATTAGATAAATTAAGTCTAGTCATATTCTTTGATACTTTTAagctcattttataattttatacttttgaattcatagaaaaatacttGGTATTTAGTACTTATAAAATATTGGCTCTAATAAAGTTCACCGATCATTTAAGAAGTAGTTTACTTTTTAGctcatgtatatgtatttataatttagATACATAGAGTTTAAGATTCTTTTTATACCttaaatagaggcccagtgcacaaaatttgtgcactggggggagggaaggggcctcagcccagcctgcaccctctccaatctgggacccctcagggaatcgggcctaaaccggcagtcagacatccctctcccaatcctggaccattg from Eptesicus fuscus isolate TK198812 chromosome 6, DD_ASM_mEF_20220401, whole genome shotgun sequence encodes the following:
- the TMA16 gene encoding translation machinery-associated protein 16 isoform X2 gives rise to the protein MPKALKGKSVGREKKVIHPYSRKAAQITREAHKQEKKEKLKNEKALRLNLIGEKLQWFQNHLDPQKGGYSKKDACELIERYLNRFSSELEQIELHNSIKDRQGRRHCSRETVIKQTMERERQQYEGYGLEIPDILNAVPKKHKKKTTTPVDKDLGELQLHEESSDSDEEMTAVA
- the TMA16 gene encoding translation machinery-associated protein 16 isoform X1, producing the protein MPKALKGKSVGREKKVIHPYSRKAAQITREAHKQEKKEKLKNEKALRLNLIGEKLQWFQNHLDPQKGGYSKKDACELIERYLNRFSSELEQIELHNSIKDRQGRRHCSRETVIKQTMERERQQYEGYGLEIPDILNAGNLKTFREWDFDLKKLPNIKMRKMCANDAVPKKHKKKTTTPVDKDLGELQLHEESSDSDEEMTAVA